Genomic window (Syngnathus scovelli strain Florida chromosome 14, RoL_Ssco_1.2, whole genome shotgun sequence):
TCAAGTTTAAGGGCATCTCGCTGAAGAAAAGCAAGAAGGGGAGCGAGGAGGCCAAGGAGGAGGCCACCTCCCCCGCGGGCGAAGAGAAGCCTGAGGAAAACGGCCACGCGGCCAAGGAAGCCAAAGATGAGACGCCAGCCACTGAGGCCAAGGAGGGCGaggcagccgccgccgccgccgctccagAGGGGGACGCCAAGGACGCCGAGGAGGCCGCTCCTGCCACGGAGGCCGCTCCGACCGAGGAGGCTGCCGCCCCCGCTGCCGCCCCCGCTGAGGAAACGACACCCGCTGCCCCCGAGGGCGACGCCAGTGCGGAGTGATTGCACCTCCA
Coding sequences:
- the marcksl1a gene encoding MARCKS-related protein 1-A, whose amino-acid sequence is MGAHMSKGDVAVEGNVVVDPAAAKANGQENGHVKTNGDVSAKPDGDVAAADGNGTAEPAKEGEAGAGDAIEPAPAVDGEAAKTEAEAPKDGKKKKKFSLKNSFKFKGISLKKSKKGSEEAKEEATSPAGEEKPEENGHAAKEAKDETPATEAKEGEAAAAAAAPEGDAKDAEEAAPATEAAPTEEAAAPAAAPAEETTPAAPEGDASAE